The following coding sequences lie in one Rothia sp. SD9660Na genomic window:
- a CDS encoding sensor histidine kinase, protein MNTATRFSFSQIDPDWERPTPAAASLRRDVLVWLVVLAATLLLNTAYHSAGFLGDDAQQIHHSYWAASAMTLPLIFRRVYPLSMMLLSTALFFALSYVSEIASATLSYQLCYFAVLFAGIAWGKNRTLTWIVYALVCAAALVWIVIAWVVTDSAYSMAGIEEYSGGLMSQATAGYVMASVTNLFYFGCAALMGRTAWNQAYQRTVLAAQAQQLERQAKQMAQDAVTRDRLRIARELHDSVGHHVSSMGIQAAAARRALEKKPELAAEPLANIEKLARSSVAEMKNLIRVMRAAGEAEQGSGAAKEPQVTEIFDLVEHMTTVGVTTQVQVSEQDLARLTGLQKGTQLSIYRMAQEALTNVRKHSAAQNAVLALRTGGSTGAYWAELEVTDDGPVTGPERGEGQEYIPDPSRHGYGLQGIRERAAALGGTCWAGRRQGAPGWKVQVRFPIDIDETHDTHTSRSAS, encoded by the coding sequence GTGAACACAGCCACCCGTTTTTCCTTCTCACAGATAGACCCCGACTGGGAGCGCCCCACCCCGGCGGCGGCGTCCTTGCGCCGGGATGTGCTGGTCTGGCTCGTGGTGCTCGCCGCAACCCTGCTACTGAACACCGCCTACCACTCCGCGGGTTTTCTGGGGGATGACGCTCAGCAGATTCACCACTCCTACTGGGCCGCTTCGGCGATGACGCTGCCGCTTATTTTCCGCCGCGTCTACCCGCTCAGCATGATGCTCCTGTCCACCGCGCTCTTCTTTGCTCTGAGCTATGTGTCTGAGATAGCGTCAGCTACCTTGAGCTACCAGCTCTGCTACTTTGCGGTGCTCTTTGCCGGCATCGCCTGGGGTAAGAACCGCACCTTGACCTGGATTGTCTATGCCCTGGTCTGTGCTGCTGCCCTCGTCTGGATCGTGATTGCCTGGGTAGTAACCGACTCGGCCTACAGCATGGCGGGTATCGAGGAGTATTCCGGTGGCCTGATGAGCCAGGCTACTGCCGGATATGTGATGGCTTCGGTAACAAACCTCTTTTACTTTGGGTGCGCAGCCCTCATGGGGCGAACCGCCTGGAACCAGGCCTATCAGCGGACCGTCCTTGCGGCCCAGGCCCAGCAGCTAGAGCGGCAGGCTAAGCAGATGGCCCAGGACGCCGTGACCCGCGACCGCCTGCGCATCGCCAGGGAACTCCACGACTCGGTGGGCCACCATGTTTCTTCTATGGGGATCCAAGCGGCAGCTGCCCGCCGGGCTTTAGAAAAGAAGCCTGAGCTGGCGGCTGAGCCCCTGGCTAATATTGAAAAGTTAGCCCGGTCCTCGGTTGCTGAGATGAAGAATCTGATTCGCGTGATGCGGGCTGCCGGGGAAGCAGAGCAGGGGAGCGGGGCTGCCAAAGAGCCCCAGGTGACCGAAATCTTTGACCTGGTGGAGCATATGACGACGGTAGGTGTGACAACCCAAGTGCAGGTCAGCGAACAGGACCTTGCCCGGCTAACCGGCTTGCAGAAGGGAACGCAGCTCTCTATCTACCGCATGGCCCAAGAGGCCCTGACCAATGTGCGTAAACATTCAGCGGCCCAGAATGCGGTGCTGGCTCTGCGTACCGGCGGTAGCACCGGTGCTTACTGGGCTGAATTAGAGGTCACCGATGACGGCCCTGTCACCGGCCCAGAGCGAGGAGAGGGCCAAGAATATATACCCGATCCCAGCCGCCACGGCTACGGTCTGCAAGGCATCCGGGAACGGGCCGCCGCCCTGGGCGGTACCTGTTGGGCAGGCCGGAGGCAGGGTGCCCCCGGCTGGAAGGTGCAGGTACGTTTCCCCATAGACATTGACGAAACCCACGACACCCACACCTCTAGGAGCGCCTCATGA
- a CDS encoding response regulator transcription factor, whose product MTLKVLLADDQDMVRSGFALILSMEDDIEVVGQARNGAEALELAASVRPDVVLMDVQMPVMDGITATAALTEQLPGTAVLILTTFEREDYLFSALQAGASGFLLKTSDADELVTAIRKVAGGLALLSPEMTLPLIARFVEQTKGQDAAAQAGSLGAGKSGGARSAQELSPEDAFALGALTPREKETLELLAQGLTNAEIAEKLFLGAATVKTHVSNILAKTHSRDRVRAVIFAHRVGLA is encoded by the coding sequence ATGACCCTCAAAGTACTGTTAGCTGACGACCAAGACATGGTGCGCTCCGGTTTCGCCCTCATTCTCTCCATGGAGGACGACATCGAGGTGGTCGGCCAGGCCCGCAACGGAGCCGAAGCCCTGGAACTTGCCGCAAGCGTCCGCCCCGATGTGGTGCTCATGGACGTTCAAATGCCCGTAATGGACGGAATCACCGCCACTGCCGCCTTGACCGAGCAGCTGCCGGGCACAGCCGTTCTTATTCTCACGACCTTTGAGCGCGAAGATTACCTCTTCTCAGCCCTGCAAGCCGGCGCCAGCGGTTTCCTGCTCAAAACCTCAGATGCAGATGAGCTGGTTACTGCTATCCGTAAGGTTGCCGGGGGTCTTGCTCTGCTCTCACCCGAAATGACCCTGCCACTCATCGCCCGTTTTGTGGAGCAGACCAAGGGACAGGACGCCGCCGCGCAGGCAGGTAGCTTAGGGGCGGGAAAGAGCGGGGGAGCACGCTCCGCCCAGGAGCTGAGCCCCGAGGACGCCTTCGCCCTGGGCGCACTCACCCCCAGAGAGAAAGAAACCCTAGAGCTTCTCGCCCAGGGCCTCACCAACGCAGAAATCGCAGAAAAACTCTTCCTCGGGGCGGCAACCGTCAAGACGCACGTATCGAACATCCTGGCTAAGACCCACAGTCGCGACCGCGTCCGTGCCGTCATCTTCGCCCACCGAGTAGGGTTAGCCTAG
- a CDS encoding ATP-binding cassette domain-containing protein, with the protein MTDRTIEVHDLTKVYGSGPTVTAAVEKVSFTVEPGSMTGFLGANGAGKTTTMRMIMGLLEPTEGQVLYGGHAITAEDRAGFGYMPEERGLYPKQAILAQLVYLGQLRGMSASTARTIATDHLTELGLGERLNDKLESLSLGNQQRVQIVASILHQPTALILDEPFSGLDPKAVDTMVSMMRELMRDGVPILFSSHQLDLVDRLCDRVVILHGGTVRASGSATELRESGAPRYLYRGGEDAAWLRDLAGVNVLDVSGTDAVLELAPGADLASVRHQILSTGLHRDMHEFSRQLPTLGDIYRKVTGQ; encoded by the coding sequence ATGACTGACCGAACCATAGAAGTGCATGACCTCACCAAGGTCTACGGCAGCGGCCCCACCGTCACAGCCGCCGTAGAAAAGGTGAGCTTTACTGTTGAACCCGGCTCCATGACCGGTTTTCTTGGCGCAAACGGTGCTGGCAAGACCACCACCATGCGCATGATTATGGGTCTGCTCGAACCTACCGAAGGGCAGGTGCTTTATGGCGGGCATGCCATCACAGCTGAGGACCGCGCGGGTTTTGGCTACATGCCCGAAGAACGCGGCCTCTACCCCAAGCAGGCTATCCTGGCCCAGCTCGTCTACCTGGGCCAGCTACGCGGTATGAGCGCTAGCACCGCCCGCACCATCGCTACCGACCACCTCACCGAACTGGGGCTGGGGGAGCGCCTGAACGACAAGCTCGAATCCCTCTCCCTCGGCAACCAGCAGCGGGTGCAAATCGTAGCCTCTATCCTGCACCAGCCCACGGCCCTAATCCTCGACGAACCCTTCTCCGGCCTTGACCCTAAAGCCGTAGACACCATGGTCTCCATGATGCGCGAGCTCATGCGTGATGGCGTCCCCATCCTTTTCTCATCCCACCAGCTTGACCTGGTCGACCGTCTCTGCGACCGCGTCGTCATTCTGCACGGAGGCACCGTCCGCGCCAGCGGCAGCGCCACCGAACTGCGCGAATCAGGCGCCCCCCGCTACCTCTACCGTGGTGGGGAGGATGCCGCCTGGCTCCGGGATCTGGCCGGGGTGAACGTCCTTGACGTCTCCGGCACCGACGCCGTCCTCGAACTGGCCCCCGGCGCTGACCTGGCCAGCGTCCGCCATCAGATCCTGAGCACCGGACTCCACCGCGACATGCACGAGTTCTCCCGTCAGCTCCCCACCCTCGGCGACATCTACCGAAAGGTCACCGGCCAATGA
- a CDS encoding ABC transporter permease: MNTAPTRPSTAPKNAWQIVATREIMVKLRDKSFIGGTIFSLVIILAAILIPYFVSSGSTDYTVATSDDRASSLVAAADAASDDETSYTATQVNSADAARTLVADGDADAYLAPTDQGWELVFDSSLDNSLVTELGAVITSTITAENAAAAGVDLEALAAGTQVSTSVLSGNSNAGLAFLIAMVFAMIFYMTTVLFGVAIANSVVEEKQNRIVEIIATAIPLGQLLAGKIVGNIVLAILQVATYAVAGLIGMQITGSASEFGWILPSAGWFALFYIVGFAAIATIWAAVGAMAARTEDIANLSNPITMVLIAALFAGIYVSGTWLKVVSFVPVLSSIAMPRRLLTEDVALWEPLLALALTLAVAALLTRLGARIYRANIMRGGTSVSWKQALKK, encoded by the coding sequence ATGAACACCGCACCCACCCGCCCCAGTACCGCCCCTAAAAACGCCTGGCAAATCGTTGCCACCCGCGAAATCATGGTCAAGCTGCGCGACAAATCCTTCATCGGCGGAACCATCTTCTCCCTCGTCATCATCCTGGCTGCAATCCTTATCCCCTACTTTGTCAGCTCCGGTTCTACCGACTACACCGTAGCCACCAGCGACGACCGGGCAAGCTCCCTGGTCGCCGCAGCCGATGCAGCGAGCGACGACGAAACCAGCTATACCGCCACCCAGGTTAACAGCGCGGATGCCGCCCGCACTCTCGTAGCCGACGGGGACGCGGACGCCTACCTCGCCCCCACCGACCAGGGCTGGGAACTCGTCTTCGACTCATCACTCGATAACAGCCTGGTCACTGAACTGGGTGCCGTCATCACCTCCACCATTACAGCCGAAAACGCAGCTGCCGCAGGCGTTGATCTCGAAGCCCTAGCCGCAGGAACCCAGGTGAGCACCAGCGTCCTCTCCGGCAACAGCAATGCAGGGCTTGCCTTCCTCATCGCCATGGTCTTCGCCATGATTTTCTACATGACCACCGTGCTCTTCGGCGTAGCCATCGCCAACTCCGTGGTCGAAGAAAAACAAAACCGCATCGTCGAAATCATCGCCACCGCCATACCGCTCGGCCAACTCCTCGCCGGAAAAATCGTGGGCAACATCGTGCTCGCCATCCTGCAGGTAGCCACCTACGCAGTCGCCGGCCTCATCGGCATGCAAATCACAGGAAGCGCCTCAGAATTCGGCTGGATCCTACCCTCAGCCGGCTGGTTCGCCCTCTTCTACATCGTCGGTTTTGCAGCCATTGCCACTATCTGGGCCGCTGTCGGTGCCATGGCAGCCCGCACCGAAGACATCGCCAATCTCTCCAACCCCATCACCATGGTGCTCATCGCCGCCCTCTTTGCCGGTATCTACGTCTCAGGAACCTGGCTCAAGGTCGTCTCCTTTGTGCCTGTCCTATCCTCCATCGCCATGCCCCGCCGCCTGCTCACCGAAGACGTAGCCCTCTGGGAACCCCTACTCGCCCTCGCCCTCACCCTGGCAGTAGCAGCCCTTCTCACCCGGCTCGGCGCCCGCATCTACCGTGCCAACATCATGCGCGGTGGAACCTCGGTGAGCTGGAAGCAGGCGCTCAAGAAATAA
- the rpsP gene encoding 30S ribosomal protein S16, translating to MAVKIRLKRFGKIRDPRYRVVVADSRTKRDGKAIEEIGIYHPTENPSRIEINSERAQYWLSVGAQPTEQVAALLKLTGDLAAAKGEKAESTVKPVDAKPEFVVPEKGSVILPEAITPKGEDKAEEAPAEEAAEEAASEEAAE from the coding sequence GTGGCTGTTAAAATTCGTCTGAAGCGTTTCGGTAAAATCCGCGATCCCCGCTACCGTGTTGTAGTAGCTGACTCACGCACCAAGCGTGACGGTAAGGCTATCGAGGAAATCGGCATTTACCACCCGACCGAGAACCCCTCACGCATCGAGATCAACTCAGAGCGTGCCCAGTACTGGCTGTCAGTTGGCGCCCAGCCCACCGAGCAGGTAGCTGCTCTGCTGAAGCTGACCGGCGACCTGGCTGCTGCCAAGGGCGAAAAGGCTGAGTCAACCGTAAAGCCCGTTGACGCTAAGCCCGAGTTCGTTGTTCCCGAAAAGGGTTCGGTCATCCTTCCCGAGGCAATCACCCCCAAGGGCGAGGACAAGGCTGAAGAAGCTCCCGCAGAAGAGGCTGCTGAAGAAGCAGCTTCTGAGGAAGCAGCTGAGTAA
- a CDS encoding RNA-binding protein, whose product MLADALEHLVRGIVDNPDDVQVRAKTGRRGETLEVRVNPDDLGRVIGRSGRTAKSIRTVVNAINDGDHVRVDVIDTDRRR is encoded by the coding sequence ATGTTGGCTGACGCTCTCGAACACCTCGTTCGGGGTATCGTCGACAACCCAGACGACGTCCAGGTGCGCGCCAAAACTGGCCGCCGGGGCGAAACTCTGGAGGTTCGCGTGAACCCTGATGACCTTGGCCGTGTGATTGGCCGCTCCGGCCGCACCGCCAAGAGCATCCGTACCGTGGTCAACGCCATCAACGACGGCGACCATGTGCGCGTAGACGTCATCGACACCGACCGACGACGCTAA
- a CDS encoding AAA family ATPase — MNKIEWLGEGKYKDKWVRKYEGVVPLSDILKNIHLGVKKGVYIYVTYQDQGNHLFKKFEEFRLDKSQPGRNSAITKARTPRTFVKHFLSCFGEEFDDENLSDEDAFKRLSEFLTNENENLDKVIVHFGTGDWAIKKEMQYKFNEAGMFSKTRKGVQGEIMKNKIKIAQLNSILEGVAGCGKTYYQKSLFEVSGENKDLGFTPDCSETVVFHPSTSYEDFVSGLRPQKGGGFSGEAGIFVELCNRAAADPENNYLLFIDEINRANTAKVFGDLLMVIEESKRAPVAKLNTYKRAVLTRGEAKSLGITTVRLQTAIDALPEKANPPAKGKEGALEYLAVPDNLYIVGTMNSTDRSVGTIDLALRRRFTWHTMEPKTLEELENEFEKERQSELSELFRWYAQANIKLQKKVGPDARLGHSYFYENKKTSQQIARDLLKQLAEIFYIFHLEDLIAEEPFSRPIQDLKLKNVGEGLGQKVIVEQVSANNSGKASGNPEPAESDSGKSPENPQGS; from the coding sequence ATGAATAAAATTGAATGGCTTGGCGAAGGTAAATATAAAGATAAGTGGGTTCGGAAATATGAGGGGGTGGTGCCGTTAAGTGACATTTTAAAGAATATTCACCTTGGTGTAAAAAAAGGTGTCTACATCTATGTTACATATCAAGATCAGGGAAATCATTTATTTAAAAAATTTGAAGAGTTTAGGCTAGATAAATCGCAGCCTGGTCGAAATAGTGCAATTACGAAAGCGAGAACCCCTAGGACTTTTGTAAAGCATTTCTTAAGCTGCTTTGGTGAAGAGTTTGATGATGAAAATTTAAGTGATGAGGATGCTTTTAAGAGACTATCAGAATTTTTGACTAATGAAAATGAAAATCTTGACAAGGTGATTGTTCACTTTGGGACGGGTGATTGGGCAATAAAAAAAGAAATGCAATATAAGTTCAATGAGGCTGGAATGTTTAGCAAAACGAGAAAAGGTGTCCAGGGCGAAATTATGAAAAATAAGATTAAAATAGCTCAGCTTAATTCGATTTTAGAGGGTGTTGCGGGGTGCGGAAAAACCTATTATCAAAAATCGCTCTTTGAGGTAAGTGGAGAAAATAAAGATCTTGGTTTTACTCCAGATTGTAGCGAAACAGTAGTCTTTCATCCCTCCACTTCCTATGAAGATTTTGTGTCAGGTTTGCGTCCCCAGAAGGGTGGAGGCTTCTCGGGGGAGGCCGGTATCTTTGTGGAGCTGTGCAACCGTGCCGCGGCAGACCCTGAGAACAACTACCTACTGTTCATTGATGAAATCAACCGGGCTAACACCGCTAAAGTATTCGGTGATCTACTCATGGTAATTGAGGAAAGTAAGCGTGCTCCTGTTGCAAAACTCAATACCTATAAAAGAGCAGTGCTCACTCGCGGTGAAGCTAAATCTTTAGGAATTACTACTGTTCGTCTTCAAACTGCTATTGATGCTCTGCCAGAAAAGGCGAACCCACCTGCAAAGGGCAAAGAGGGAGCCCTTGAATATTTAGCTGTGCCTGACAACCTTTACATTGTTGGAACAATGAATTCGACGGACCGTTCTGTGGGAACCATCGACTTAGCTCTTCGTCGCCGCTTTACTTGGCATACTATGGAGCCGAAGACCTTGGAAGAGCTTGAAAATGAATTTGAAAAAGAAAGACAATCAGAACTATCTGAACTTTTTCGCTGGTACGCGCAGGCTAATATTAAGTTACAGAAAAAAGTAGGTCCTGATGCCAGGCTAGGTCATTCTTACTTCTATGAAAATAAAAAAACTTCTCAGCAGATTGCCCGTGACCTCCTCAAGCAGCTAGCTGAAATTTTCTATATTTTCCATCTTGAAGACCTTATAGCAGAAGAACCCTTCAGTCGACCTATTCAGGATTTAAAGCTAAAGAATGTAGGTGAAGGGCTAGGTCAAAAGGTTATTGTCGAACAGGTTTCAGCTAATAACTCGGGCAAGGCTAGCGGAAACCCAGAGCCAGCGGAAAGTGATTCTGGGAAATCTCCCGAAAATCCACAGGGAAGCTAG